In Gimesia benthica, a single window of DNA contains:
- a CDS encoding FG-GAP repeat protein, translating to MLLTNWLANVTSRLRKRPVFRSRDRRALRQRWQTARSNQISTTEVLEDRTLLTVFSRGELLSGPGSGTPYTADFDGSAVAVDGNWMVVGAPGADAGSTNNPGGNYVDSGAVYLYRRFDNGTPHNLNDDTWAYQQTLLNPGNGDPIGDQFGASVDIDGDKLIVGATFSGHTAYPGAAFVYQLDDNGTPSLLDDSWNMVRALTRTVVPSFNQDFFGNSVAISGNTAVVGAQFDGQGGYQTGTVYVFDSELDDWSGTVHETKIKANSPSYDARLGGAVDISADGNTIIAGASTYNGGYGAAYWFERNEGANPGVADDTWSEIKSVTGTQSGARYGYSVAIDTDYAVVGVPYFNAYGVGDSGFVAVYSAANNWNAYINLTANNNGFYDIGYQDHFGSAVAVSGDIVVVGSPENDYSYPDAGSVYIFDVSNSSNAERVYASHNSGSGSFGTAVSVSGSTIVGGAPNHAHNYAFEGAAFVYEKVLSPNSYGSFTVDGDFILNAFTSNVSISYDSGTGLITITDPDNILQAPVGSTLVDVHTISFPASTIPAGRSIIINGSSGDNYLNVDTSLAASGINVIYNGGGGAGFDSLGLTGSATDVEYRYDSASDGGVRLNGSGTDFITYTGLEPVASTITATNVTLNYVGGAETITVTSAGAGLTNVISTLGETTTFSNPTASLTINTEVGGGSGADTVNIQGVGGGFSANLIVNAGTDDAVNFQTAATNVEQATWTSMPAVSI from the coding sequence ATGCTGCTTACCAACTGGCTTGCTAACGTCACCTCCCGTCTCCGTAAACGTCCTGTCTTTCGTTCCCGTGACCGCCGGGCCCTCCGCCAACGCTGGCAAACCGCTCGCAGCAATCAGATCTCCACGACGGAGGTTCTGGAAGACCGCACACTGTTGACGGTCTTCAGCAGAGGCGAACTTTTATCTGGTCCCGGATCGGGAACACCTTATACTGCGGACTTTGACGGATCTGCCGTTGCCGTCGATGGCAACTGGATGGTCGTTGGCGCACCAGGAGCCGATGCTGGTTCAACTAATAACCCTGGAGGTAACTATGTCGATTCAGGTGCGGTTTATCTCTATCGCCGCTTTGATAATGGCACTCCCCATAATCTGAATGATGATACCTGGGCATACCAGCAGACACTCCTCAATCCTGGAAATGGGGATCCTATAGGTGATCAGTTCGGAGCCTCAGTAGATATTGACGGGGATAAGCTGATTGTTGGTGCAACCTTTTCCGGTCATACTGCTTATCCCGGTGCCGCTTTTGTCTATCAGTTGGACGATAACGGTACTCCTTCATTGCTTGATGATTCCTGGAACATGGTTCGCGCACTCACGCGTACTGTAGTGCCTTCATTCAACCAGGATTTTTTTGGCAATTCTGTGGCGATCAGTGGCAATACAGCTGTCGTGGGGGCACAATTTGATGGCCAGGGAGGATATCAGACTGGTACCGTTTATGTTTTCGATTCTGAACTGGATGACTGGTCGGGTACTGTTCATGAAACGAAAATCAAAGCGAATAGTCCATCGTATGATGCCCGGTTAGGGGGGGCGGTCGACATCAGCGCGGACGGGAATACGATTATCGCCGGTGCCTCTACTTATAACGGAGGTTACGGGGCTGCGTACTGGTTTGAGCGGAATGAAGGTGCCAACCCGGGTGTCGCTGATGACACCTGGTCAGAAATTAAATCAGTCACAGGCACACAATCTGGAGCACGGTATGGCTATTCGGTCGCCATTGACACTGACTACGCAGTTGTGGGAGTTCCCTACTTCAATGCTTATGGAGTTGGGGATTCTGGTTTTGTCGCTGTCTACTCTGCTGCAAACAATTGGAACGCGTACATTAACTTAACTGCGAATAATAATGGTTTTTACGATATTGGTTATCAGGATCATTTTGGTTCTGCTGTTGCTGTCAGCGGAGACATCGTCGTAGTCGGCTCCCCCGAAAATGATTATTCTTACCCAGATGCCGGCTCAGTATACATCTTTGATGTTTCAAACTCTTCGAATGCCGAGAGGGTTTATGCATCGCATAATTCCGGCAGTGGTTCTTTTGGCACAGCCGTTTCGGTCAGCGGTTCCACCATCGTAGGAGGGGCGCCTAATCATGCTCACAACTATGCTTTTGAAGGTGCCGCATTTGTCTACGAAAAAGTCCTGTCCCCCAACAGCTACGGCAGCTTTACCGTCGACGGCGACTTTATATTGAATGCTTTCACCTCTAACGTCTCGATTTCTTATGACAGTGGAACCGGTCTAATCACAATTACGGACCCGGACAACATTCTGCAGGCACCCGTGGGATCGACCTTGGTCGACGTGCATACGATTTCTTTCCCCGCTAGTACGATTCCCGCCGGCCGTTCAATTATCATCAACGGCAGCTCAGGAGATAATTATCTTAACGTCGATACCTCACTGGCCGCATCCGGCATCAACGTGATCTACAACGGCGGTGGTGGCGCTGGCTTTGACAGCTTGGGGCTGACTGGTTCCGCTACCGATGTCGAATACCGTTATGACAGTGCCAGCGATGGTGGTGTGCGTCTCAACGGTTCGGGGACCGACTTCATTACCTACACCGGCCTTGAACCGGTTGCTTCAACAATTACCGCGACGAATGTCACATTAAACTACGTTGGCGGTGCGGAAACGATTACCGTCACTTCCGCCGGTGCCGGGCTGACCAACGTCATTTCTACTTTAGGTGAGACGACGACATTCAGTAACCCGACAGCGTCATTGACTATCAATACCGAAGTCGGCGGTGGATCTGGCGCGGATACGGTCAATATTCAGGGAGTGGGTGGCGGATTCAGCGCCAACCTGATCGTCAATGCCGGCACCGATGACGCGGTCAACTTCCAGACCGCTGCAACCAATGTGGAACAGGCAACCTGGACATCAATGCCGGCAGTATCAATCTGA
- a CDS encoding MFS transporter — protein MTTLSPTEAPSASEAPETEHSPEPNHLSKGLTLLLATTVGMVVGNLYYMQPLLGLIAIDLGLSESAVGSAATLSLIGQSCGMLLILPLGDIFNRRPLILISVLLSICALLLVASADSLGWLSFACLALGLSTTGTHMTISLAASLATPAERGRVVGTVVGGLLTGLLLSRTISGVLGRLIDWQSIYYIAACMLTCLLALLWYALPSTKPQIRMGYIPLLTSMWKLFTSEKVLRESCVFGSLSFAAFSAFWMTLVFHLERPPLNYGSDVAGMLGLLAIGGALAAGGVGRLSDRFGARPIIGLFQLFTLCSFGILYFQGETLLGLGIGVVLMDLGIQAVHVGNQSRVYSLSPEARNRLGTIYIVIYFAGGALGAAVGVWSWTEFGWAGVCSSSALFMLAATLYWLLTIRRNRV, from the coding sequence ATGACGACCCTTTCCCCCACCGAAGCTCCGTCAGCCTCGGAAGCACCAGAGACAGAACATTCGCCTGAACCAAATCATTTAAGTAAAGGCCTGACTTTACTGCTGGCGACAACCGTGGGAATGGTGGTCGGCAACCTGTATTACATGCAGCCTCTGCTGGGACTGATTGCAATCGACCTGGGATTGTCGGAGAGTGCCGTCGGTAGTGCAGCGACACTCAGCCTGATTGGTCAGTCATGCGGTATGCTGCTGATTCTGCCCCTGGGGGATATCTTTAATCGAAGGCCCTTGATTCTGATCTCGGTACTGCTTTCCATCTGCGCTTTATTACTGGTGGCCTCAGCTGACAGTCTTGGCTGGCTCTCCTTCGCCTGCCTGGCCCTGGGTCTGTCCACGACCGGCACACATATGACGATTTCCCTCGCCGCCAGCCTGGCCACTCCCGCAGAACGCGGACGCGTCGTGGGCACTGTCGTAGGGGGCCTGCTGACAGGACTGTTGCTTTCGCGGACGATCAGTGGTGTTCTGGGGCGACTGATTGACTGGCAATCGATATATTACATCGCGGCCTGCATGTTAACCTGCCTGCTGGCCCTGCTCTGGTATGCGTTGCCCAGCACGAAACCTCAGATTCGCATGGGATACATTCCTTTGCTGACTTCGATGTGGAAGCTGTTCACATCAGAGAAAGTCCTCAGAGAATCGTGTGTGTTCGGGAGCTTGAGCTTTGCTGCATTCAGTGCATTCTGGATGACGCTCGTCTTTCACCTGGAGCGTCCGCCCTTGAATTATGGCAGCGACGTCGCGGGGATGCTGGGACTGCTGGCCATCGGTGGTGCACTCGCTGCGGGGGGCGTCGGACGTTTAAGCGACCGTTTCGGCGCGCGTCCCATCATCGGCTTGTTCCAGCTGTTTACGCTGTGCTCCTTTGGAATTCTCTACTTTCAGGGAGAAACACTGCTCGGACTGGGAATCGGCGTGGTGCTGATGGACCTGGGAATCCAGGCCGTGCATGTGGGTAATCAGTCGCGGGTTTACAGTCTCTCTCCCGAAGCCCGTAACCGCCTGGGGACGATTTATATCGTGATCTACTTCGCGGGCGGTGCACTCGGTGCAGCAGTTGGCGTCTGGAGCTGGACTGAATTCGGCTGGGCCGGCGTCTGCAGTTCCAGTGCCCTGTTTATGCTGGCGGCTACTCTCTACTGGCTGCTCACCATCCGCAGAAACCGGGTTTGA